The Methylophilus sp. TWE2 region GCCTGGCAGTTCCAGCTTACGCACTTCGTCCTGCGTAAAGAAGCGGAACTCGCGTTCCTCCTGTAATCTGACTACTTCATGCATATTGGTGACACGGATAATCTCACCCATATATCGGCTGTTCGGTTTACGCGCGCCCACCGGGTAAATCTCGTTGAGTGAGCGGAAAATGCCGCGCAGGTTGGGGTCCTTGACTTCGCGCACCAGCAAATCCGGCGAGTTGAGGTCTATGCGCAGGATATGCGTCCAGTGCTTTTCACTCTCCAGCGTCACAAGATAATGGTAAGAGGTCATTAAAGACAGTTCGGCGATGTACTGGATCGAATGATCCGGGTCCACCGTGATCATCAGGGCATCAATCTCCTGAATCATGTCGGTCAGGCCCATCTGGTCGCGTTCTTCTAGCAGTTTTTGCAGATACTCCTCAAAGAAAGCCGAGTTCTGTTTATCACCGTGGCGCGCAAAATCGAGAGAGTTAATCATGATGCTTCAGTATTAAAGGTAATACTACGTTTAAGCAAGGTACGTTCCCGCTGCGCAATCAGCGCCTAAGCCTGTCCACTAGCGCTTTGCAAGCAGGTTTGTATAAAGACATCGCCAACAGCCTGCATTAAAAAGCAACAGGGCAACCTTGGTTGCCCTGTTTTAGTGCTTTAAAGTTTAACGGCCTTTACCACTGAGTGAGCCACGTTTGAGGATAGGGTCATCATAGGCAATGCAGCGGCCTATGCCCAGAAAACTTGGCCGCATCCCCAAGGGGCAACTATTGCTGCGCTCAAACTGCTCTACTTTGGTTTTCGCGACTTCTGCTTTTTTGGCATCCTTGAACTCCCAGTAACCGTTGGAGTGCAGGATCACTTCGTCGCCTTCAACGGTTTTGGCTTGTATGTCATCCTCTGCAGGCTGGGCGGCAAAACTGTATGAGCAACTGAGGCATACTGCAATCAGAAGCCAGCGAGCTGTGTGTAACATAGGGCGGTCCTTGAGTACGTAATAAATAAAAGCCAGGTCTGCACGACCTAGCTTGGGTTATTGTGACATGCCATTATGCCTGAGCAAAGCATCCATGCTCGGTTCGCGGCCTCTGAAGGCCACAAACGATTCCATCGCCGGACGAGCACCGCCTTGTGCCAGTACCTCATTCTTAAAGCGGCTTCCCGCTTCTTCAGACAATACGCCCAGTTCTTCAAACAGGCTGTAAGCATCCGCAGAGAGTACCTCTGCCCATTTGTAGCTGTAGTAGCCAGCCGCATAACCACCGGCAAAAATATGGCTAAAGCTGTTGGGGAAGCGGTTCCACTTCGGTGGACGTAATACCGCCACTTCTTCACGTACTTGCTCTAGCACGTCCAGGGCGGTTTGTTTGCCTGCCGGATCAAAGCTGCTGTGCAGACGCATATCGAATAATGAAAACTCGATTTGGCGCACGGTTTGCATGCCAGCCTGGAAGTTTTTGGCCGCGACCATTTTGTCGAATAGCGCACGTGGCAGTTGCTCACCACTGTCGACATGTGCCGTCATATGGCGCAACACGTCCCATTCCCAGCAGAAGTTTTCCATAAACTGGCTGGGGAGCTCTACCGCGTCCCATTCCACACCCTTGATGCCGGAGACACTATATTCCTCGACCTGGGTCAGCATATGGTGCAGGCCGTGTCCAAACTCATGAAACAGCGTGATCACTTCGTCATGGGTGAAGAGCGCAGGCTTGTCGCCCACCGGTGCGGAGAAGTTGCAGGTCAGGTAAGCGACGGGCAGTTCAATGCCACTGGCTGTTTTGCGGCGCGTGATACATTCATCCATCCAGGCGCCGCCACGTTTGCCATGACGCGCATACAGGTCGAGGTAGAAATAGGCAACTGGCTGGCGTTGCTGGTCGCTAATTTCGTAGAAACTTGCATCCTTATGCCATAAGGGCGCGTCGGTTTTGCGTACCTGCACGCCAAAAATGGTTTCAACCACTTTAAATAATCCGGCCAGCACTTTGTCTTCCGGGAAGTATTGTTTCACTTCCTGATCAGAGAATGCGTATTTTTCTTCACGCAGTTTTTCGCTGATATAGGCCACGTCCCAGGCCTGCATATCGCTAAAGCCCAGTTTCTCGGCGTAAGCTTTGAGCTCGGCCATGTCTTTTTCAGCGTATGGTTTGGCGCGTTTAGCTAACGTATCCAGAAACTCAATCACTTGTTGTGGTGTATCGGCCATTTTGGTGGCCAGTGACAGCTCGGCGTAGTTTTTAAAGCCTAATAGCTGCGCCTCTTCCTGCTTCAGTTTGAGCAGGTCGGCAATTAAATGGGTGTTGTCCCATTCCGGTTTGCTGAACTCAGAGGCGCGGGTGGCATAGGCGCGGTAGAGGGTTTCGCGCAATGAGCGATTGTCGCAATACTGCATCACCGGCATATAAGACGGGAAATGCAGGGTAAACAGGTAACCGCTCTGGCCGTCCGCTTTTGCAGCTTCGGCAGCTGCTTGCAGCGCGTCATCAGGCAGGCCTGTTAACTCAGCAGCGTCTGCAACCACATGCTTGAAGTCATTCGTGTTGTCCAGAATATTCTCTTCAAACTTACTGCCCAGTTTGGAGAGCTGTTCGGCAATTTCTTTGAAACGCACTTTTTCCGCAGGTGGCAGCTCGGCACCGCCGAGTTTAAAACCACGCACTTCGTTATCGATGATTTTCTTTTGTGCCCGGCTGAGTTGGGCGTATTCGGCACTGGCTTGGATCGCTTTGTATTTGTTATACAGGCGTTCGTCCTGCGACAGGTCGCTATAAAAGTCGGTCAGTTTGGCCAGGTTTTCGTTGTAGGCTTCACGCAACTCCGGCGTGTTCACCACTGCGTTCATGTGTCCGACCGGTCCCCAGCTACGCGACAGTTTTTCCGAAAAATCTTCAATCGGCTGCACGAAGTGTTGCCAGTCAGGGGTCTCTGTGGCCGTTGCCAGTTGCTCGACCAGGGCGCGGCCTTCAGCAAGCAAGGTGTCGATGGCCGGAGACACATGCTCCGGGCGGATGTCATTAAACTTAGGCAGGCCAGTAAAAACGAGTAATGGGTTAGTGCTCACAACGTTATCCTTTGATGAATACAATGCTTGATAGAGGCTATTATTAGCCAAATGTTCGCGTGTGGGTCATTGTATATTTTGATGATGGTGATGAATTTTGCAAATACAAGGACAGGGCTAGTCCTTGTTACAACAGCTCACCGTTAAATTTTTTAATCAGGGGTTCAATTTTTTCCAGGTCACTAAACGACAGGATCTTTTTGGCCTGTTTGGCCAATATGCTTTCTTCGCTTTGCAGAATTTGTGATTTCACGCTCAGGATATGGGAAGGATGCATGGACAACTGTCGCATGCCCATACCGACCAGCAGGCGCGTCAGCTTGATATCGCCCGCCATTTCACCACAGACCGAGACCGGTTTCTGGTATTTTTCTGCGGCTTGTATGGTGAGTTGTATCAGGCGTAACACGGCCGGATGCAACGGGTTATACAAATGCGCCACCGCATCGTCAGCCCGGTCAATCGCCAGAGTGTACTGAATCAGGTCGTTGGTGCCTATGGACAAAAAGTCGAGTTCTTGCGCAAACGCTTCAGCATTGATGGCCGCCGCTGGCACTTCTACCATGCCGCCCATGTGTATCTGCTCGTCAAACGGGATGTTTTCCTTGCGCAGTGACTCCTTGGCCCGCTCAAGTAACAGCCTGGCCTGGCGCAGTTCGGCCAGGTTAGACAACATGGGGATGAGGATTTTGACCTGCCCGTAACGTGATGCCCGTAACAGGGCGCGGAACTGGGTGTGGAAAATATGTGGCTCAGCCAGGCAGTAGCGCACAGCACGCAAACCCAGGGCCGGGTTAGTGGCAGTGACCACTTCGTCCGGGTTCAGTTGCTTGTCTGCACCGATATCCAGCGTACGGATGGTCACCGGATAGCCTTTCATGGCCTCGGCCACGTGCTTGTAGGCCTCAAACTGCTCCTGCTCGCTGGGCATCTCGCTGCGGTTCATAAACAGGAACTCGGTGCGGTACAAACCTACCCCCACAGCGCCAGACGCTTTTGCACTGATCACGTCTTCGGGGACTTCAATATTGGCCAGCAAATCAATCGCTACGCCATCGACAGTCACCGCTTTAGTGGTTTTGATCAGTTGCAGCTTTTGTTGTGCTAGCTGCCACTGGTTTTGCTTGAGCTTGTATTCGGACAGGACTTCCGGGTCCGGGTTGACAATAACAACCCCGGCGGCGCCATCGACAATCATCAATTCGCCGTCGTTGATGAGGTCACGTGCGCGTTGCAATGCCACAATCGATGGAATATTCAGGCTGCGAGCCAGAATCGCAGTATGTGAGGTCACGCCGCCGACATCGGTGATAAACGCCGCAAACTGGTGATGCTTGAACTGGATGGCATCGGCCGGCGATACATCATGTGCCACCAGGATCATGGCACGCTCTTGCCGGGCTTGCAGTTTCTTTTCGCTGGCAGCCAGCTGGTCTCGGCCCAGCAACACTTTGATCACACGTTCAACAACTTGCACCACGTCCTGTTTTCGCTCACGCAAGTAGGCATCTTCAATGGCGTCAAACTGGGCCACGATATCATCCATTTGCTGCTTGAGCGCCCACTCGGCATTGCATAGCTCATCGCGGATAATGGCCTTGGGTGCCTCGGAGAGCGACTTGTCACTGAGCATGGCCAGGTGCGTGTTGATAAAAGCACCCAGCTCGGCGGGAGCGTTTTTGGGCAATTGTGACTTGAGTTGCTCAAGATCGTGTTTGACCAGGGCAATCGCGCGTTCAAAACGGGCGATTTCGTCATCGACACCGCTAGCCTCAATCTTGAAGTGCACGACCTCCAGCAAGGCATGGGAAATCAGGTGGGCATGGCCAATGGCGATGCCACTGGACACACCGACGCCGTGCATGCTGAAACTGGTCAATTACTCACCCTCACCAAAGTAGTCATTCACCAGCGCTTGCAGTGCCGCCAATGCCTGTTCTTCGTCCGGACCGGTGGCTTCAATGTCGATGATGCTGCCTTTGGCTGCAGCCAGCATCATGACACCCATAATACTTTTGGCGTTGACACGACGGCCGTTTTTTTCGACCCAGACTTCGCTTTTGAACTGGCTGGCCGTTTGGGTGAACTTGGTCGAGGCGCGAGCATGTAAGCCGAGTTTGTTAATGATTTCTACAGAGAGTTTGGCCATAAGTGTTTAAAGTTATTGTGCGTGATGACAAGTGGTTTTGGTGAAGTGGACGACGCCATCGCGGCCGCCACTCAGTGCTTTCTGGATGCAGGAATGCAGGCCTTCGTGGCGGTAATTGAGAACGCGGACCAGCATGGGCAAATTCACTCCGGCAACGCCTTCGATTTCATCTGGCGTTAGCAGGCGAGTGACAATATTGCAGGGCGTTGCGCCGTAAATGTCTGACAACACTAATACCCCTTGGCCGCTATCGAGGTTTTTAACCAGTGCCTGTGCTTTGGGCAATATTTCGGCTGGGTCGTCATGTTTGGAGATTTCCAGGAAATCCAGCTGTGCCGGGCGATTGCCCATCACATGCGTCGCGCAATCAATCAGGCTAGGCCCCAGGCTGCCATGCGCAATAATCAATACACCAATCATAAGTTTGCTCTCAGAATCCGTAATTAAGGGGTGGCGGTGACAGGCGCATCGTGCAATTCACGATGACGTGTCATCACTTGATGCTGTTGCTTGAAATAGGCGCCCAGTTGTTCCACCAGATAGACGGAACGGTGTTGCCCCCCGGTGCAGCCGATGCCGACAGTGACGTAGCTGCGATGATCGTGATAAAAGCTTGGTAACCATTTTTCTATATAGTGCTGAATGTCTTGCTGCATTTCAAGCACCATGGGTTCGTTTTGCAGAAATTGCTGGATAGGCGCTTCCTTGCCATTGTAAGGGCGCAAAACCGGGTCGTAATGGGGATTAGGCAGACTACGCACATCAAACACAAAGTCAGCATCCAGCGGGATGCCATGTTTAAAGCCAAATGAGATAAATGACAGCACCAGTGAGTGGTCGCGCGCTTGCTGGTAGCTTTGCTCGAGTTGCAGCATCCAGTCACGCGTATGATGACGCAATGCATTGGCCGACAGGTTGCTGGTATCTACATGATGGCCCAGGTTACTCAGCCCGGATAACAGGTCACGTTCGTGATTGATGCTTTCGTCCAGCGCCTGGTCAGGCGTACTCAAGGGATGTTTGCGCCGGGTTTCGGAAAAACGTTTCACCAGCGTCTCGCGGCTGGCATCCAGAAAAAGCAGGTGAACAGCAATGCCCTGTGTTTTCAGCGTTTGCAGGATATCTGGCAGCGATTCAATGGCAATGCTGCGGCTATCGATACTCACAGCGACTTTGGCCGCGTCACGGTCAGCCACATGGTTTTGGATGTGGGGCAACAAGGTGGCAGGCAGGTTATCAATACAATAATAGCCGCTGTCTTCAAACACGCGCAAAGCAATGGTTTTACCCGAGCCCGACAGACCTGTCACGATCACCAGCTGCATGTACCCAACCTTTTCATCTTAATTTGCTTTCCCGGAGCATGATTTGTTTTTGCCGTTGCGTCAGCTGTTTGGTGGCATTCACGCCGCGCAGCAGCAACATATGGTTGCGCACGGCGGCTTCAACCAGTACCGCGATGTTGCGGCCAGCCGCAATGGGGATAATGACCTTGCTGACTTCCACATCCAGCACGTGCTGGGTTTGACGGTTGGCGCTCAGGCGGTCCAGGTCTTGCGGTTTCAGTTCATCCGCCAGTTCCAGCTGTATCATCATGTCCAGTGGTTTAGTCGGTTTGACCGCATTATCGCCGTAGAGTGCGCGGATATTGAGGATACCCAGGCCACGCACCTCTAAAAAATCTTGCAGCAATTCCGGGCAGCGGCCTTCTATGCGTTCCGGCGAGATACGGTAAAAATCGACAATATCATCCGCCACCAGGCGGTGACCGCGCGAGATCAGTTCCAGCGCCAGTTCGCTTTTACCAATCGCGGCGCTACCGGTGATCAATACGCCAAAGCCTTGCACCTCCATAAACACGCCATGCATGCTGGTGGTTTCTGCCGTGGCCACCGCCAGGTAATGGCTCAGCAACTCCATCAGCTGCGGGCTAATCAACGGTGTAGTAAACAAGGGAGTTTGTGTTTGTTGCGCGGCTTCGAGCATGATGGCAGGGACTTTTTCGCCGTTGGCGACCACCACCATGGCCAGGTCTGTTGAAAATAAATTACTCACCGCCTGCTGCACCGCGAGTATGCTCAAACCGCCCAGGTAATCCATTTCGGCACAGCCCAGCACTTGTACGCGATTGGGATGCACAAAATTCAAATGACCGACCAGCGCCAGCGACGGTTTGGTCACGGTGCCTGAAGTCAGGATTTTTTGACCACCAGACTCGCCAGCCACCCATTTCAATTTGAGTTTGCTGCGTATCTGTTTGTACAAATCAGCGACAGAGATTTGCGCCATACGGGGTGTCAACATGTCCACAAGTGATTGAGGCTCATTTTACAACTGAATAGCAGGTGGTGGGAGTGAAACGACGTAAAAGTGATACAGAAGTGGTTGTTTGAATTCTCTACCCGAGCGGGTAGAGAATGTGAGGCAAAACTTAGGAACTCAACTGGTGTTTCACTGCGCCACCAGATTTATGGTGGTCACCGTTTTTTTCCTTGTGTTTTAATACCTGACGGTCAAGTTTGTCAGTAAGCATGTCGATGGCACTGTACATGTTCTCATCGGTGCAGGCAGCGTGCAAATCGTTGCCTGGAACGTGCAGTGTGGCTTCAACCTTTTGGGCGAGCTTTTCAACAGACATGGTGACTTTGACATCGATCACATGGTCGAAGTGATTGCTGATACGCGTAAATTTGGATGAAACGTAATCGCGTAATGCCGGAGTGATTTCTAAATGATGTCCAGTAAGTTGTAAATTCATGACAAACTCCTTTTCTCAGAAATGGTGCCTTTCCAGAGCCAATTGCCTTATCAATTGGATAGAGAGGACAGTTTCAGTTTACTCTTTTGAGAAACAGATGCAACCCGGAAGTGAAGTGCTTTATTGATGTTAATCAGGTGTTGCGCAGACTTTTTATCAACTCCATCATTGAGCGCAAAATCATCCCGCCTTTCTCAAGGTGAGATTGATACGGCAGTTGCCTGTCAGAGAATGTGTGCCTGCCTTAACGGGGCTAACACCATGGTAAAACCTTCGGCTGGCACCTCCCCAGACCACCACATCGCCATGCTGTAGCGGAATTTTCACCGGTTTGTCACTACGCTTGCTGCCCCCAAACAGAAACGTGGCCGGCAGGCCAAGTGAGACAGAGACAATCGGCTGAGTGAAGTCTTTTTCGTCTTTGTCCTGATGCAGACCCATTTTGCAGCCCGGCGCATAGACATTGATCAGGCAGCTATCAGGCACAAACTGGGAATAGCCCGCTTTACCGGCGGCCTCTGCTGCCAGTTGCAAAATCACTGCGGGCAGGGGAGGCCACGATACATTGGTTGATGGGTTGACGGGGCTGTAACCATAGCCTTGTGCGTTACTCACCCAGCCTAGTGCCCCCATGCTGCTGGTTTGCACCGACATCACATAGCCCATGGGGGTCATCATGTGCTGCGGTGGGTGTGCGGTCAGATGGTGTTTTACACAGGGCCACAAGGCATGCATTTCTGGCAGCGCAAATCCAGGCAGCCAACAGGCGCCTTCCGCAATTGCAATTGAGTGTGGGCGTTGTTCGGTAAATAAATCCATCGTCATGGTTTGCGTTCGAAGAGAAAAGTGGATTAGTGCATCCACTCGATACGGACATTCTTTTGCCGCGCAAGTTTTTCCATATGCGGGATGGCGCGTTCCAGATTTAGCAAATGATCCGATGCCGTTTCCTGATGAAAACCTAGCACCATCACAGGATGCCGTGCACTCAATAATTGCTCAAACAGTTGCACCAGCTGTTTGGCACTGGTGTAGTCGGCCAGGCCAGCGTTATTGGGGCATTCCATGAGTTCAACACTCAGTGCAAATGGCTGCTCAAAAGGCGTGCTCTGTGGATGTAACTGTTTAAGCAGGCGGACCAGGCGACTGTCTTTGTGCCAGCGGGTGGTGAGCAAGTTAGCATCAATATAAGAGCTATCCCAGATAAACCGGTTAGCTTCCAGTGCCGCTTGTAATTTGGGGCCAAATTGCCATGCCCCGGCACGAAAGTGACGGGGGCGTTGAAAGCCATTGGTGACCAGCAGATCACTGCTGCAAGCAACGAGTTGCGTCAGTTCCAGTTGGTTGTAAGCATATTCGAGGCTCACTGAGTAACCACAGCTTGCTTCGCGGCAGTCCTCTTTGGCATCGGAGATGGAGGGAGCCGTTTGAAAGGTGACACCGCAGTATTGCACCAATGAACGCATGGGATGCAGATGCAGGCCGACTGTATCCTGCGGCAGGAATGTGCTGCGGATATGGCTGCCGATTTGCGCACGGTTGGCGCCAGGTTGCAAAAAATAGGCCGGGTTAATCAGATGTAATAAGGGGATGTGCGGAAATTTTTCCCTGAAACTGCGCATGGCATGCAGATTGTCTTCCTCTAGCGACAGGCCTTCCCAATCGACTGTGACCCAAAGCTGCATGGTTTCCCCTGCCTTTAGCGGTAAAGCCAGGCAAGCAATCAAGACCGTGAACACTATTTTTACAAGCATGTCCGCGGTCTTTGCATGCATGGGCTAATTCTGAGCGCATTTAATGAAGTGTTGTACCATTCTGCCATCCATCATTTGCGAGGTTTGCTTGGTCAACCGACATTCTTTTTCGGGATCCAGCGTCCACTCGGTATTATCAATTTCTGTGTAGCGGTCTCTGTCCCATGACCAAACGGAGTCATGGCCGCGCGTGGGTTCCTCGCCCATTTCTTTGAGTTTTCTGTATCCGCTTAATTTCTTATCCAGAATTTCCAGGGTATGCGTAGCCGGGTGAGTCCAAATAGGCTTCGCTGTCTTTGCTTTCACAGGAAACATCCACATTGGGCAGTAATGCGCGGTGCAGACACACATATGCGCAGGCTTCACCAGGTAAGCTTTTGAGGCAGCATTCAGGTGAACGATCTCAGCTTCAAATAGATCATGCGGTTTCACTTCCTGGCAACTGGCAATGCGGCTTGGCCCTACTTCTTTGGTCAGGTAAGCGGTAATGTTTGCAGGCAGTTTAGCGGGATTCTGGAAGTGTTTTTCTATGCTGTATTCTTCAGATGCCATTAAGGCTGACGGGAACAGGAATAAAAGCAGGAAAAGTGTTTTCATGAAAATGACTCATTGATTGCAAAGTAGTATTTTCCAGCAAATTTGAGTTTTTTGCGCGTGTATCTTCAATTTTTACAATGCTAGGTGCTTGTTTGCAAGGAGCAAACACGAAGAGGGCGCGCGTCATCTATTTAATTTGGTATTTTTACTGTTTTATTAGTTGATGCGTATGAGGCAAAGCTTTATTGAACAATTTTTGAGTCAGCGTGAGGTACACCCTAAGCTGACATTTTGACAGGAAGAAGGCTTAAGTTGATAAAGGTTGTGCTGCGGCTAAAAGGTAGGTGCGTACGTTATCTAGGGAGCTGTACACAAACTCATCCTTCACTACGATGTAAGAGAGACACAATGAAACTCCCTGTATGTGCTTAAACTTTGGCTCGAGTGATTGTTTTACATGACCACCACTATGCACTAATACATTTCTAACAATACGTAGTTGATTTATACAGGTGTAATTGTCCTTAACTGCATCAAGATTAATTCCTGCATGCTGGGTTAGATAGTTGTGCATGCATTTACGGTCATCTCGACCTTTGGCATCCCACCATGGGAGGCTCAAGTTGTGAAGGTTTTTGTAAGTATCACATAGCTTTATCAGCCAAAACTCTAGAAGGCTGTATGAGTCGATAACCATCCCTGGCTTGATAAGGTGAGAGAAGCCATGGTATTGCGCCTGTGATAACTCAGAGTCAAGGTCTTGAACCTCAAGCGGGGTCTGACTCTCTTCCTTTGTGGCATCATAGTAGACTGCAAAGAGCTTATTGAAATAGTTCTCCAGACTTTTGCAAGAAGAATCAATTTGTGCGGTGAGTTTCATTTCCTAGTCCTACCTGGTTGAGTGCTTGTGTTTAAACAAAACCGAAAGCTACATCTGTTGCTACAGCTCGACGGGAGGCACGGGGGGATTGGCTCCGCCCTAAATCTATTAATGTCCTTACGAAAATTTGCTGTGGAATTTTTCTATTTGGCCTATCCGGGCTATTGTTGAGAGTATATGCCTCTATTAGAATGCATATCGCAGTAAATATTAATAATAAATCACTTTAGGAGAACACTATGCTCGGGAAAGCATTCTTACTTGGAGGAATGTTAGTTTCATTTGGAGCTAACGCGGCTGTTATAGATTTTGATGTCAATGATATTGACCCAACAAACGCTACTACCATTTTACAATTACCTAGCCAGAACGGCGTCTTCAATTTTGCTGGTTACTTAAACACAGGAGGCGAAGTCCAAACAAATCAAAACCCAGGTGATACTTTTGGTTTGTATTTGGGTAGCACTTTATTGAAGCCACTAAGTAGTTTTACTTTTGACAGTACAAATGTGGGCTATTCATTTGACTTCAAAAACTTAGCCGCAGGAAGCTACACTTTACGTTTCAACATAAATGGCAATGCAACTGCTAGAGCTTTCGATTTAACTTCAACGATAACTCCGGTTCCAGAGCCTGAAAGCTTTGCCTTAATGGCAGTTGGTCTCGGTATACTTGGATTAATTGCACGTCGTAAGGCGTAATGTTATGAAACGGATTCTTATTGCAGTGACAGTTTTAAGCCTATTATTGCCCGGTTGTGTGGTTGTAAGAGACCATTGTCCACCCGGACAGGCTAAAAAGGGTAATTGCTAAGGCGAACGCTTATTTTCAAAAGAAAGACTCAGGGTAACCCCTTGGGTCTTTTTTGTTTGCTCTAGGCAAACTCAGGGAATGGATAAAACACGTTGTTGCTGGTAATGCGAGGTATTAGGGTGCATACAAGGGAGGCGGGTGCGCCTCATCTATAGCGGCAGAGTCGCACGAGGTCAACGACGGCTCATCAGCTTTCGCCTACTGCCTGATTCACTGCACCCGCCCTGGAATTGTAGGGCATTCCACGACATTCGGCCATGCATGCATAGCGTATAATTCGTGCTATGTCTTTATCCATCCGTCAGATTCTGGCCCATCAGGGCTATGCGCTTCCCAAGTTGCTCACTTACCGTATTTTCATGGTGCTGTCTTACCAGATGATGATGGTTGCGATTGGTTGGCATGTTTATCAACTCACGCATGACCCTTGGTCTTTGGGCCTGATTGGCCTGGCCGAAGTGATTCCGTATATGGGTAGCGCATTATTTGCCGGACATGCCGTGGATCACTATTTTTCCCGTCGTGGATTTGCAATGGTCTCGGCCCTTTTCCTGGCCATGAATGCTGGTTTGCTGGTGTGGATTGCCCAATATCCCGGACCGCATACTGCGACATGGATTTATGCCACGGTAGCCTTGACCGGGTTTGCGCGCGCCTTGATTTCACCAAGCTACAACACCCTGTTTGCGCTGATTATTCCGCGGGCTTCCATTGCCAAAGCCTCTGGCATCGGCAGCTCCATGTTCCAGATAGGCCTGATTGTCGGCCCCGCCATCGGCGGCCTGCTGGTTGGCTTTGCCGATACATATGTGGCCTATGAAATTTCTGCCTTGTTGGCGCTTGGGGGCGCCGTGGCTGCGCTGGCTTTGCGTGTCCAAGAACACCGCAGCCATGCGCCTATGCGGGTGTTCGCCAGCATAGGCGAAGGCTTGCGTTTTGTGCGGCGCACGCAAGTGGTGCTGGCGGCGCAGCTACTGGATATGTTCGCTGTGTTGTTTGGCGGGGCGGTTGCCATGCTGCCAGCCTTTGTACATGACATTTACCAGATGGGTCCGGAAGGGCTGGGCGTACTGCGCGCTGCACCTGCTTTGGGCGCGATTGTGACCGGCATCTGGCTGGCAAAACATCCTATTCACAAACATAGTGGCCGCTGGTTATTGCTGGCTGTCGCCGGATTTGGCCTGTGCATGATTGCGTTTGGTTTGTGTCGCACCTATTGGCTGGGTATTATCATCCTGGCGATGTCTGGCATGATGGATGCAGTGTCTGTGATCTTGCGGCAAACCATTTTGCAACTGGCCACGCCAGATGGCATGCGGGGGCGTGTGTCAGCCATCAATGGCATTTTTATCGGCTCGTCCAATGAGCTGGGGGCATTCGAGTCCGGACTCACAGCCAGGCTGATGGGCCTGGTGCCTTCGGTGGTCTTTGGCGGATGCATGACGCTTCTGGTGGTCGGCGTGACTTGGTTTAAAGCGCCTAAATTAAGAGATTTGCATCTCATGGATCTGCATTAGTACCTCGTGATAGGGACTCGCTATAACTAGTCAGCTCCCTGCAGTATGGTTGAAGGGTTATGTTCATGCGTGATCTGGATCAGTTATTTCAAGCTTTGCAACGCTCCACATTCCGCACAGGTTTTCGCCTGAATGCTAAAGACCAGCACTATCTGCAGCAAAAAGGCTTGTCAGTGGTGCTGGATCATGCCGAAAAATTCATTGCCGAACGGTTGGCACCGGCGGAGATTGCCAATGATGGTCAACAAACCCCCATGCGTGGTCATCCGGTGTTTGTGGCGCAACATGCCACCGCCACTTGTTGCCGTGGCTGTTTAGCCAAGTGGCATAGGCTGCCCGCAGGCCGTGCGTTAACGCTGGAAGAGCAGGCGTATGTGGTTGTGGTGATTGAACGCTGGTTGCAAAGTGTTATGGCTGATCCAGCAAGCGCTGAAGAAGAATAAAAAAGGAGAAGGC contains the following coding sequences:
- a CDS encoding M3 family metallopeptidase, which translates into the protein MSTNPLLVFTGLPKFNDIRPEHVSPAIDTLLAEGRALVEQLATATETPDWQHFVQPIEDFSEKLSRSWGPVGHMNAVVNTPELREAYNENLAKLTDFYSDLSQDERLYNKYKAIQASAEYAQLSRAQKKIIDNEVRGFKLGGAELPPAEKVRFKEIAEQLSKLGSKFEENILDNTNDFKHVVADAAELTGLPDDALQAAAEAAKADGQSGYLFTLHFPSYMPVMQYCDNRSLRETLYRAYATRASEFSKPEWDNTHLIADLLKLKQEEAQLLGFKNYAELSLATKMADTPQQVIEFLDTLAKRAKPYAEKDMAELKAYAEKLGFSDMQAWDVAYISEKLREEKYAFSDQEVKQYFPEDKVLAGLFKVVETIFGVQVRKTDAPLWHKDASFYEISDQQRQPVAYFYLDLYARHGKRGGAWMDECITRRKTASGIELPVAYLTCNFSAPVGDKPALFTHDEVITLFHEFGHGLHHMLTQVEEYSVSGIKGVEWDAVELPSQFMENFCWEWDVLRHMTAHVDSGEQLPRALFDKMVAAKNFQAGMQTVRQIEFSLFDMRLHSSFDPAGKQTALDVLEQVREEVAVLRPPKWNRFPNSFSHIFAGGYAAGYYSYKWAEVLSADAYSLFEELGVLSEEAGSRFKNEVLAQGGARPAMESFVAFRGREPSMDALLRHNGMSQ
- the ptsP gene encoding phosphoenolpyruvate--protein phosphotransferase, producing MTSFSMHGVGVSSGIAIGHAHLISHALLEVVHFKIEASGVDDEIARFERAIALVKHDLEQLKSQLPKNAPAELGAFINTHLAMLSDKSLSEAPKAIIRDELCNAEWALKQQMDDIVAQFDAIEDAYLRERKQDVVQVVERVIKVLLGRDQLAASEKKLQARQERAMILVAHDVSPADAIQFKHHQFAAFITDVGGVTSHTAILARSLNIPSIVALQRARDLINDGELMIVDGAAGVVIVNPDPEVLSEYKLKQNQWQLAQQKLQLIKTTKAVTVDGVAIDLLANIEVPEDVISAKASGAVGVGLYRTEFLFMNRSEMPSEQEQFEAYKHVAEAMKGYPVTIRTLDIGADKQLNPDEVVTATNPALGLRAVRYCLAEPHIFHTQFRALLRASRYGQVKILIPMLSNLAELRQARLLLERAKESLRKENIPFDEQIHMGGMVEVPAAAINAEAFAQELDFLSIGTNDLIQYTLAIDRADDAVAHLYNPLHPAVLRLIQLTIQAAEKYQKPVSVCGEMAGDIKLTRLLVGMGMRQLSMHPSHILSVKSQILQSEESILAKQAKKILSFSDLEKIEPLIKKFNGELL
- a CDS encoding HPr family phosphocarrier protein, coding for MAKLSVEIINKLGLHARASTKFTQTASQFKSEVWVEKNGRRVNAKSIMGVMMLAAAKGSIIDIEATGPDEEQALAALQALVNDYFGEGE
- a CDS encoding PTS sugar transporter subunit IIA → MIGVLIIAHGSLGPSLIDCATHVMGNRPAQLDFLEISKHDDPAEILPKAQALVKNLDSGQGVLVLSDIYGATPCNIVTRLLTPDEIEGVAGVNLPMLVRVLNYRHEGLHSCIQKALSGGRDGVVHFTKTTCHHAQ
- the rapZ gene encoding RNase adapter RapZ gives rise to the protein MQLVIVTGLSGSGKTIALRVFEDSGYYCIDNLPATLLPHIQNHVADRDAAKVAVSIDSRSIAIESLPDILQTLKTQGIAVHLLFLDASRETLVKRFSETRRKHPLSTPDQALDESINHERDLLSGLSNLGHHVDTSNLSANALRHHTRDWMLQLEQSYQQARDHSLVLSFISFGFKHGIPLDADFVFDVRSLPNPHYDPVLRPYNGKEAPIQQFLQNEPMVLEMQQDIQHYIEKWLPSFYHDHRSYVTVGIGCTGGQHRSVYLVEQLGAYFKQQHQVMTRHRELHDAPVTATP